A genomic window from Terriglobia bacterium includes:
- a CDS encoding AAA family ATPase, translating to MSSPTTTGKYMDALPAWARDLSEKYYSRSYAMFVLYGNVRDVIPFRQQNGLDFLSLDQFLSSALFGQRDLVLHYDRGGLSFGNPNSQSDFRRALEGYDSFHGTSFAKGGLPRNPDAVLNILDNYLRLRIADAKKIALVVDFAETIAPAGDVSSMSAEDRNSLVIFKRWARNADFLNADVTICLISENQTELNQGIVQNPGVASIEIPLPDEQERLEFVQWQLKDRPLPAGSEVTDAVLAKLGAGLKRVQLQSLLSHAVQNKQPFTLKFLTDRKKDLIEAESGGLLEFVQSRFDLTYVAGNDQAKKKLQDAAAAIRIGATDYLPMGYVICGPVGTGKTFITTCFAGEVGIPAVTLKNFRSMWQGVTEGNLERVLNLLKAMSPIAVIVDEADAQLGDRSSSGDSGVSNRVFAQIAQFMGNTEYRGKVIWFLLTCRPDLLPVDLKRQGRAEEHIALFYPDTPDERRALLRAMLKKTGLPSFSADLEQFFLDHSGNLSGADIEAVLIRSRMRAALEKKTAVDEGDLKAAVEDFIPPSYPTEIDLQNIVAVLECTSKNLLPKQYRDADRSELIRRANELLLLSRQSGEG from the coding sequence ATGTCATCGCCAACCACCACCGGAAAATACATGGACGCCCTGCCCGCGTGGGCGCGCGATCTCTCAGAAAAGTACTATTCGCGCTCTTACGCCATGTTCGTGCTCTACGGCAACGTGCGTGACGTGATCCCCTTTCGCCAGCAGAACGGGCTCGACTTTCTTTCTCTGGACCAATTTCTCTCCAGCGCCCTCTTCGGCCAGCGCGACCTGGTGCTGCACTACGACCGCGGCGGCCTGAGCTTCGGCAACCCGAACAGCCAGTCTGACTTCCGCCGCGCGCTGGAAGGCTATGACAGTTTTCACGGCACCAGCTTCGCCAAAGGCGGCCTGCCGCGGAACCCTGACGCCGTCCTCAACATTCTGGACAACTACCTGCGCCTGCGCATTGCCGACGCGAAGAAAATCGCGCTGGTGGTGGACTTTGCCGAGACCATCGCGCCCGCGGGCGACGTCTCCAGCATGTCCGCCGAAGACCGCAACTCGCTGGTCATCTTCAAGCGCTGGGCGCGCAACGCCGACTTTCTCAACGCTGACGTCACCATCTGCCTGATTTCAGAAAATCAGACGGAGCTGAACCAGGGCATCGTGCAAAACCCGGGCGTGGCGTCCATTGAGATTCCCCTGCCCGACGAGCAGGAGCGGCTGGAGTTTGTGCAGTGGCAGCTGAAAGACCGTCCGCTGCCGGCGGGGTCGGAAGTGACGGACGCCGTGCTGGCCAAGCTGGGCGCGGGCCTGAAGCGCGTGCAACTGCAGAGCCTGCTTTCGCACGCGGTGCAGAACAAGCAGCCCTTCACCCTCAAATTTCTTACCGACCGCAAGAAAGACCTGATTGAAGCCGAGTCGGGCGGGCTGCTGGAGTTTGTGCAGAGCCGCTTCGATCTCACTTACGTCGCGGGCAATGATCAGGCCAAAAAGAAATTGCAGGACGCCGCGGCGGCCATCCGCATCGGCGCCACCGACTATTTGCCCATGGGCTACGTCATCTGCGGCCCCGTCGGCACCGGCAAGACGTTCATCACCACCTGTTTTGCCGGCGAAGTCGGCATTCCGGCGGTTACGCTCAAAAATTTCCGCAGCATGTGGCAGGGCGTAACGGAAGGCAATCTGGAACGCGTGCTCAACCTGCTCAAGGCCATGAGTCCCATCGCGGTGATTGTGGACGAAGCCGACGCCCAGCTCGGCGACCGCTCCAGCTCCGGCGACAGCGGCGTGAGCAACCGTGTGTTCGCCCAGATCGCGCAGTTCATGGGCAACACTGAGTATCGCGGCAAGGTCATCTGGTTCCTGCTCACCTGCCGTCCTGACCTGCTGCCGGTGGACTTGAAGCGCCAGGGCCGCGCGGAAGAACACATCGCGTTGTTCTACCCGGACACGCCGGACGAGCGCCGCGCCCTGCTGCGCGCCATGCTCAAAAAGACTGGGTTGCCGTCATTTTCCGCCGACCTGGAACAATTCTTTCTCGATCACTCAGGAAATCTTTCCGGCGCTGACATAGAAGCCGTGCTGATCCGCAGCCGCATGCGCGCCGCGCTGGAGAAAAAGACCGCCGTGGATGAGGGCGACCTGAAAGCTGCGGTGGAAGACTTCATCCCGCCCTCGTATCCGACGGAAATTGACTTGCAGAACATCGTCGCCGTGCTGGAATGCACCAGCAAGAACCTGCTGCCCAAACAATACCGCGACGCTGACCGCAGCGAGCTGATCCGCCGCGCCAACGAACTGCTTCTGCTGAGCCGCCAGTCGGGCGAAGGATAG
- a CDS encoding VOC family protein, translated as MIPTHHLFEGHLVVADLERSMRFYGGALGLELAQTFPERKAAFYWIGGRGKSMLGLWQAGSAPMSMSLHLAFAVDLQDLLHAPERLQAAGIAPLDFDGNRAAEPVVLAWMPAASIYFRDPDGHLLEYITMLTDAPQLEMGVVPWSEWQRRSGAKP; from the coding sequence GTGATCCCCACGCATCATCTTTTTGAAGGCCATCTCGTCGTCGCTGATCTTGAGCGGTCCATGAGGTTCTACGGCGGCGCTCTTGGACTGGAATTGGCGCAGACTTTTCCTGAACGCAAAGCTGCGTTCTACTGGATTGGCGGACGGGGGAAATCCATGCTTGGACTGTGGCAAGCAGGCAGCGCGCCCATGAGTATGAGCTTGCATCTGGCCTTCGCCGTGGACCTGCAAGATCTCTTGCATGCGCCCGAACGCTTGCAGGCGGCGGGAATCGCGCCGTTGGATTTTGACGGCAATCGCGCCGCCGAGCCGGTTGTCCTGGCATGGATGCCGGCTGCTTCCATCTATTTCCGCGACCCCGACGGCCATCTGCTGGAATACATCACCATGCTGACGGACGCGCCGCAGCTAGAAATGGGCGTTGTTCCCTGGAGTGAGTGGCAGCGCCGCAGCGGCGCCAAGCCGTAG
- a CDS encoding SGNH/GDSL hydrolase family protein — translation MWEENPALLLLAPLFFLQGIYTRAVTLKLPEAAGSRAGNAGRGSAVRILIVGDSAAAGVGVDRQEQAFSGQLTAALQEEFAVHWRLFAKTGATTESALSELATCPAETFDIAVTSLGVNDVTSGLSVSEWLRLQTQLVELLRTRFQVRTVMLTALPPMHKFAALPEPLRWILGQRAHRFNLALREFVPTMSRCDLVELRNLTEPGMLATDGFHPSAQTYAAWGRSAAAMILARASQPSR, via the coding sequence ATGTGGGAAGAAAACCCCGCGCTGCTTCTGCTTGCGCCGTTGTTTTTCCTGCAAGGCATCTACACCCGCGCGGTCACCCTTAAGCTGCCGGAAGCTGCTGGATCTCGCGCCGGCAACGCAGGCCGCGGTTCAGCTGTGCGCATCCTCATCGTGGGCGACTCTGCTGCGGCCGGTGTCGGCGTGGATCGCCAGGAGCAAGCGTTTTCCGGACAACTCACAGCGGCGCTCCAGGAAGAATTTGCGGTCCACTGGCGCCTCTTCGCCAAGACCGGAGCAACTACGGAAAGCGCCCTTAGCGAACTTGCCACTTGTCCTGCGGAGACTTTTGACATTGCCGTCACCAGTCTTGGCGTGAATGATGTCACGTCAGGCTTGTCGGTGAGCGAGTGGCTGCGGCTGCAGACGCAACTTGTGGAACTGCTGCGAACGCGGTTTCAGGTCCGGACCGTCATGCTCACCGCGTTGCCGCCCATGCACAAGTTCGCGGCGCTGCCGGAGCCGCTGCGCTGGATTCTAGGCCAGCGAGCGCATCGCTTCAATCTCGCCCTGCGTGAATTTGTTCCCACAATGAGCCGATGCGACCTGGTCGAACTCCGCAACCTGACCGAGCCCGGCATGCTGGCTACCGACGGCTTCCACCCTTCGGCGCAAACCTACGCCGCCTGGGGCAGGTCGGCGGCGGCGATGATCCTGGCCCGCGCATCGCAACCGTCCCGCTGA
- a CDS encoding DUF4197 domain-containing protein — translation MKKSIAGFLLVFVPFSVAVAQSPLDKLKEKIGVSNSSNLSDDKVVSGLKEALKVSTGKAVAKTGRPDGYLKNQAIKILLPPKLQTVGKGLRMIGRGSQVDELEVGMNRAAEQAAPEAKAIFLRAVTKMTFDDARKILTGGSDTAATEYFKRTSSPELTKTFAPIVHKSMEKVGVVQQYNQLMQNSIAAPLAKDKSFSLDDYIVAKALDGLFYMLGEEEKKIRKDPAAQTTALLKEVFGGLRK, via the coding sequence ATGAAGAAATCAATTGCAGGATTCTTGCTGGTATTTGTTCCTTTCTCCGTGGCCGTTGCGCAGTCGCCGCTGGACAAACTCAAAGAGAAAATTGGAGTCTCCAACAGCAGCAATCTGAGCGATGACAAAGTCGTCTCCGGCCTGAAGGAAGCGCTCAAGGTCAGCACCGGAAAAGCCGTGGCCAAGACGGGCCGGCCGGACGGCTACTTGAAGAACCAAGCCATCAAGATCCTGCTGCCTCCCAAATTGCAGACCGTGGGCAAAGGCCTGCGCATGATCGGCCGGGGCAGCCAAGTGGACGAGCTGGAAGTCGGCATGAACCGCGCCGCCGAGCAGGCCGCGCCCGAAGCCAAGGCAATTTTTCTTCGCGCGGTGACCAAAATGACGTTCGACGACGCGCGCAAGATCCTCACCGGCGGCAGTGACACGGCCGCAACGGAATACTTCAAGCGCACCAGTTCACCCGAACTGACCAAGACTTTCGCGCCCATTGTGCACAAGTCCATGGAAAAGGTGGGCGTGGTGCAGCAATACAACCAGCTGATGCAGAACTCCATCGCCGCACCGCTGGCCAAGGACAAGAGTTTCAGCCTGGACGACTACATCGTCGCCAAGGCCCTGGACGGCCTTTTTTACATGCTGGGCGAAGAAGAGAAAAAAATCCGCAAGGACCCGGCCGCCCAGACCACGGCGCTGCTTAAAGAGGTATTCGGCGGCCTTCGCAAATAA
- a CDS encoding RNA polymerase sigma factor encodes MHLADLPDEDLRGDDLQKDVLQKEALQNEGLPRTAVRDDDLRGELERLHPQSFGWALWCCRQRREDAEDVLQTVYLKVLEGRARFDGRSSFQTWLFGVVRNTAAEQRRRRWLRDALLLKWFLNEPEAAALPGPEAALGEAGRNRELRAALAQLPERQREVLHLVFYQELTVEEAAVTLRVSVGTARTHFERGKKRLRLILANEDFSE; translated from the coding sequence ATGCATCTCGCTGATTTACCGGACGAAGATTTGCGGGGAGACGATTTGCAGAAGGACGTCTTGCAGAAAGAAGCTTTGCAAAACGAAGGCTTGCCGCGAACGGCCGTTCGCGATGACGACCTGCGGGGAGAGCTCGAGCGGCTCCATCCCCAAAGCTTTGGCTGGGCGCTATGGTGTTGCCGCCAGCGGCGCGAAGATGCGGAAGATGTGCTGCAAACCGTGTACCTCAAGGTGCTGGAGGGCCGCGCCCGATTTGACGGCCGCTCCAGTTTCCAGACGTGGCTCTTTGGGGTGGTCCGCAACACCGCGGCGGAGCAGCGCCGGCGACGATGGCTGCGTGATGCGCTGCTGCTGAAGTGGTTTTTGAACGAGCCGGAAGCGGCCGCGCTGCCGGGTCCGGAAGCGGCGTTGGGCGAGGCCGGCCGCAATCGCGAGTTACGCGCTGCGCTGGCTCAACTGCCGGAGCGTCAACGCGAAGTGCTGCATCTGGTCTTCTACCAGGAGTTGACGGTGGAAGAAGCGGCGGTGACTCTGCGCGTCTCCGTGGGAACGGCGCGCACCCATTTTGAGCGCGGCAAGAAGCGCTTGCGCCTGATTTTAGCGAATGAAGATTTTAGCGAATAG
- a CDS encoding periplasmic heavy metal sensor, translating into MKRAVSTLTLLLMLLLPATALRAQGPNAEDVFKHVLVAPELIMKYHNEIGLDENQSRAIKELIQKSQSRFLDLQWEMQSEVEKLVKLLSARPSDENAVLAQVDRVLNLERDIKKAQVLLMVRIKNTLTPAQLDKLTELRH; encoded by the coding sequence ATGAAACGCGCTGTCTCTACCTTGACCTTGTTGTTGATGCTGCTCTTGCCCGCCACCGCCCTGCGCGCACAGGGTCCGAACGCCGAGGACGTCTTCAAACACGTGCTCGTTGCTCCCGAGCTCATCATGAAGTACCACAACGAAATCGGGCTCGACGAAAACCAATCACGCGCGATCAAGGAGCTGATCCAAAAGTCGCAGAGCAGATTCCTGGACTTGCAATGGGAAATGCAGTCTGAAGTAGAAAAGCTGGTCAAGCTGCTGAGCGCCCGTCCTTCGGACGAAAACGCCGTGCTGGCGCAGGTGGACCGCGTCCTGAACCTGGAACGCGATATCAAGAAAGCCCAGGTTTTACTGATGGTCCGCATCAAAAACACGCTGACTCCGGCCCAATTGGACAAGCTCACCGAATTGCGGCACTAG
- the rfbC gene encoding dTDP-4-dehydrorhamnose 3,5-epimerase — MPFTIESVHLNEVVMVAPQVFGDARGFFMETYRADQFRELGLPTEFQQENQSRSSKGVLRGLHFQYDPPMGKLMRVVQGAAFVVAVDIRKGSPTLGRWFGAELSAENKKQMWAPYGFARGFCALADGTEVLYKCTAIYNPKTEGGIYFADPAVGIPWPTDPASAVTSERDRNAPTLAQWLASPLSEHIKYPG, encoded by the coding sequence ATGCCCTTTACCATAGAATCCGTCCACTTGAATGAAGTTGTGATGGTGGCGCCGCAAGTGTTCGGTGACGCGCGCGGCTTCTTCATGGAGACCTACCGCGCCGACCAGTTTCGCGAGCTTGGCCTTCCCACCGAATTCCAGCAGGAGAACCAGTCGCGCTCCAGCAAGGGCGTGCTGCGCGGCCTCCATTTTCAGTATGACCCGCCTATGGGCAAGCTGATGCGCGTGGTGCAGGGCGCGGCGTTCGTGGTGGCCGTGGACATCCGCAAGGGTTCTCCGACTCTGGGCCGCTGGTTCGGCGCTGAGCTGTCGGCGGAAAACAAGAAACAGATGTGGGCGCCCTACGGCTTCGCCCGCGGATTCTGCGCCCTCGCCGACGGGACCGAGGTCCTTTACAAGTGCACCGCCATTTACAACCCAAAAACGGAGGGCGGGATCTACTTTGCCGACCCGGCTGTGGGCATCCCCTGGCCCACGGACCCGGCTTCCGCCGTGACCTCAGAACGCGACCGCAACGCCCCCACGCTGGCGCAATGGCTGGCCTCGCCGCTCTCGGAACACATCAAGTATCCTGGGTAG
- a CDS encoding lipopolysaccharide biosynthesis protein — MPSAGAERVRDWLSAADFLWSRRLRVLGWAIAGTLLSAVLTYKICKFEATVQIMPPDSGGGGLSALAATGLLKSPGMAGLAGMAGDMLGIKSTGALFIKVMQSRTVEDKLVDQFDLRKGWFGEVAREDAREKLLSRTTIVEDKKSGVISVTVRDRNQQKAADLAGAYVHELDAVMRKTSTSAAGREREFIEGRLAEEKKALDESEQNFSQFASSSMALDVPQQTRVMVEAAARLQGEMIAAKAELEGLGQIYTAENPRVRTLRTRVNELQKAMDRLNTGSTGKPAAGDSPNSPYPSVKKLPLVGVEWANLYRNTKIHETVFELLTQQYEVARIQEAKDIATVKILDAAVVPEKRHPSPTLVIVLGALISALLACCGLYMQYRWLQRGPDDPWRILMATIFRRNKDISAT; from the coding sequence GTGCCCAGCGCCGGCGCTGAAAGAGTGCGCGACTGGCTGTCTGCCGCCGACTTTCTCTGGTCGCGGCGGCTGCGGGTGCTTGGGTGGGCGATTGCCGGGACCCTCCTGTCCGCGGTGCTTACCTACAAAATCTGCAAATTTGAAGCCACCGTGCAAATCATGCCTCCGGACAGCGGGGGCGGCGGCCTATCCGCCCTGGCGGCGACTGGCCTGCTCAAATCGCCCGGCATGGCGGGACTCGCGGGCATGGCCGGAGACATGCTCGGCATCAAGAGCACCGGTGCGCTGTTCATCAAAGTGATGCAGAGCCGCACCGTGGAAGACAAACTGGTTGACCAGTTTGATCTGCGCAAAGGGTGGTTCGGCGAAGTAGCCCGGGAAGACGCGCGCGAAAAATTGCTGTCGCGGACCACCATTGTGGAAGACAAGAAAAGCGGCGTGATCAGCGTGACGGTGCGCGATCGCAACCAGCAGAAAGCCGCGGACCTTGCCGGAGCGTATGTCCATGAACTGGACGCGGTCATGCGCAAGACCAGCACCTCGGCGGCCGGCCGGGAACGCGAGTTCATCGAAGGGCGGCTGGCGGAAGAGAAGAAAGCCCTGGACGAATCCGAGCAGAATTTCAGCCAGTTCGCCAGCAGCTCCATGGCGCTTGACGTCCCGCAGCAAACCCGTGTGATGGTGGAAGCGGCCGCGCGGCTGCAGGGAGAGATGATTGCGGCGAAGGCCGAGCTGGAAGGCCTGGGGCAGATCTATACTGCGGAAAATCCCCGCGTCAGGACGCTCCGCACCCGCGTGAATGAGCTGCAGAAGGCCATGGACCGGCTCAACACGGGGAGCACAGGCAAACCCGCGGCCGGTGATTCGCCCAACAGCCCGTATCCTTCGGTCAAGAAGCTGCCGCTGGTGGGCGTGGAGTGGGCCAACCTTTATCGCAACACAAAGATTCATGAAACGGTGTTCGAACTTCTGACGCAGCAATACGAAGTGGCCCGGATCCAGGAGGCCAAGGACATCGCCACGGTCAAGATCCTGGACGCGGCGGTGGTCCCGGAAAAAAGGCACCCCAGCCCCACGCTGGTGATCGTCCTAGGCGCACTGATCAGCGCGCTTCTGGCTTGCTGCGGGCTGTACATGCAATACCGGTGGCTACAGCGGGGCCCTGACGATCCCTGGCGCATTTTGATGGCGACCATCTTCCGGCGGAACAAAGACATCTCAGCCACGTAG
- a CDS encoding flippase gives MNTPSLLPPVESPEVADTSPPPRAAQLTSARLLAGNTLWSLVGVCSPALVAVFCLPVLTRLLGTDRLGMLTLAWVVVGYFGLFDFGLGRALTKLVAEKLGQGEAAKIPPLVWTSVVLMGGIGLIGTVVMFALSPWIVHSIVKVPAGLRDESLTAFYWLSISIPIVVITAGLRGVLEALQKFRLATAIRVPLGIFTYVGPVLILPFSRSLVPIVAVLVAARAAALIAHFWACFRVLPELRRSWQFDRASAGPLFRFGTWMTVSNIVGPMMVTFDRFVIGALVSVTAVAYYAVPSEVVSKLMLFPAALTAVLFPAFSTAHAGQRERVSFLFESSVKLICVAMFPIILAVVVFAPEGLRLWLGNDFAQNSAWVVRCLAVAIFVNSVGQVPFAHLQAAGRPDITAKLHLFELPLYIAGLLVLVRMAGIRGAALAWLLRTTVDSVLMFAFSQRVAPENSAVVAKLGLLAGGGVLFLALGAVEMALTLKVLAMVVMTAGSALLLWRWALSPREKTLLSSLMRGTNAAG, from the coding sequence ATGAACACCCCGTCCTTGCTTCCGCCGGTCGAGTCCCCTGAGGTAGCGGATACCTCTCCGCCTCCGCGAGCGGCGCAGCTGACCAGCGCCCGCCTGCTGGCCGGCAATACTCTTTGGAGCCTGGTGGGCGTGTGCTCCCCCGCGCTGGTCGCCGTCTTCTGCCTGCCGGTGCTCACTCGCTTGCTGGGGACGGACCGCCTGGGCATGCTGACTCTGGCCTGGGTGGTGGTGGGATATTTCGGACTCTTTGATTTCGGCCTGGGACGCGCCCTGACCAAACTGGTGGCCGAGAAACTGGGCCAGGGCGAAGCGGCAAAAATCCCGCCGCTGGTGTGGACGTCAGTGGTCCTGATGGGCGGGATTGGCCTGATCGGCACGGTGGTGATGTTCGCGCTCTCGCCGTGGATTGTGCATTCGATTGTAAAAGTGCCGGCCGGCCTGCGCGACGAATCACTCACGGCCTTTTACTGGCTGAGTATCTCCATTCCCATTGTGGTGATTACCGCGGGGCTGCGCGGAGTGCTGGAGGCCCTGCAGAAATTTCGCCTGGCCACGGCCATCCGCGTCCCTCTGGGCATTTTCACCTATGTGGGTCCGGTGCTGATCCTGCCTTTTTCGCGCAGCCTGGTGCCGATTGTGGCCGTCCTGGTGGCGGCGCGCGCAGCGGCCCTCATCGCCCACTTCTGGGCGTGCTTCCGGGTGCTGCCGGAATTGCGGCGGTCCTGGCAGTTTGACCGCGCTTCCGCCGGCCCGCTGTTCCGCTTTGGCACCTGGATGACGGTGAGCAACATTGTTGGACCCATGATGGTCACCTTTGACCGCTTCGTCATCGGCGCGCTGGTTTCCGTGACGGCGGTGGCTTATTACGCTGTGCCTTCTGAAGTGGTTAGCAAGTTGATGTTGTTTCCCGCCGCGCTGACCGCGGTTTTGTTTCCGGCTTTCTCCACGGCCCACGCCGGCCAGCGCGAACGGGTTTCTTTTCTGTTTGAATCCAGCGTCAAGCTGATCTGCGTGGCCATGTTCCCGATCATTCTCGCCGTGGTGGTTTTTGCCCCGGAAGGCCTGCGGCTCTGGCTGGGCAACGATTTCGCCCAGAACAGCGCGTGGGTGGTCCGTTGCCTGGCCGTGGCCATTTTCGTGAACAGCGTGGGCCAGGTGCCGTTTGCCCATCTGCAAGCCGCCGGGCGGCCGGACATCACGGCCAAGCTCCATTTGTTTGAGCTGCCTCTGTACATTGCAGGTTTGCTGGTACTGGTAAGGATGGCCGGCATCCGTGGCGCCGCCCTGGCCTGGCTGCTGCGCACTACCGTGGATTCCGTCCTTATGTTCGCGTTTTCACAACGAGTGGCCCCGGAAAACAGCGCGGTGGTCGCCAAGCTTGGTTTGCTGGCAGGTGGCGGAGTGCTGTTTCTCGCATTGGGAGCCGTGGAGATGGCGCTGACGTTGAAGGTGCTGGCCATGGTGGTCATGACCGCCGGCTCCGCGCTCCTGCTGTGGCGGTGGGCCCTTTCGCCGCGGGAAAAGACTTTGCTCAGCTCGCTGATGAGAGGCACCAATGCCGCCGGCTGA
- a CDS encoding O-antigen ligase family protein, which produces MRNRVAGLSVPDPTPVLFLIAAASALLYSMESMRWAALLLPGIILLPAIVYLLSNNLAIALGTLMASAAMPRFFLEVGTLKARPEHMITGLLCLGAVIIYKRNREPLRWIFPDVLVLAFVALNTYSSLFKSPAPSQTIKWSIQQSLVVVTYFLVRLLAGNRERWRQAVRIMLLIGAAEAVYAVICFYSSMFFGSEFGVEPGQYETIPGIYATQYEANILGSYSGACLIIMLVMYFRERERKFLWGIACTFAGLLISLSRAAIGATVLALFVLAVYAFATKLASKAALARVAAAVLAVCLVLGPAVWPLYVDRFSTLDVSDPSADANTKIRLLMTGEAIADILESPVFGKGTASFQLTFDYSDIGYGDLGVAGSIPNTEIRILHDTGAIGLAVFLWFVAVVTVRAGKLAWRTANPELAGLLLSSVVYLIAFQATDASILAFPWIHIGLIASYLAMQTKPGEKPALFSGESARELS; this is translated from the coding sequence ATGAGGAATCGCGTCGCGGGTCTTTCGGTCCCTGATCCAACGCCGGTGCTGTTCCTGATCGCCGCGGCGTCAGCCCTGTTGTATTCCATGGAGAGCATGCGCTGGGCCGCGCTGCTGCTGCCCGGAATTATCCTGCTGCCGGCGATTGTCTATCTTCTCTCCAACAACCTGGCAATCGCCCTGGGCACGCTGATGGCCAGCGCCGCCATGCCCCGTTTCTTCCTGGAAGTCGGAACGCTCAAGGCGCGCCCCGAACACATGATCACCGGGCTGCTGTGCCTGGGAGCGGTCATTATTTACAAACGCAATCGCGAACCGCTGCGCTGGATTTTTCCTGACGTCCTGGTGCTCGCTTTCGTTGCCTTGAATACTTACAGTTCGTTATTCAAGTCCCCTGCGCCCAGCCAGACGATCAAATGGTCCATTCAGCAGTCGCTGGTGGTGGTGACGTATTTCCTGGTGCGCTTGCTGGCCGGCAACCGCGAGCGGTGGCGCCAGGCCGTCCGCATCATGCTGCTGATCGGCGCAGCCGAAGCGGTGTACGCGGTGATTTGTTTCTATTCCAGCATGTTCTTCGGCAGTGAATTTGGAGTTGAGCCGGGACAATACGAAACCATCCCAGGGATTTACGCCACGCAGTATGAAGCCAACATTCTGGGATCGTACAGCGGCGCGTGCCTGATCATCATGCTGGTGATGTATTTCCGCGAGCGCGAAAGAAAATTCCTCTGGGGCATCGCCTGCACCTTTGCGGGACTGCTCATAAGCCTCTCTCGCGCTGCCATAGGCGCCACCGTCTTGGCCCTGTTCGTTCTGGCGGTCTATGCGTTCGCCACCAAACTGGCGAGCAAGGCGGCGCTGGCCAGGGTGGCGGCGGCCGTCCTGGCGGTCTGCCTGGTGCTTGGTCCTGCGGTGTGGCCCCTGTACGTGGACCGGTTCAGCACTCTGGATGTTTCCGATCCGTCCGCGGACGCCAATACCAAGATCCGGCTGCTGATGACCGGAGAAGCCATCGCCGATATCCTGGAGAGCCCGGTGTTTGGCAAGGGCACCGCGAGCTTTCAATTGACATTTGACTATTCGGACATCGGCTACGGCGACCTGGGTGTGGCCGGCTCCATTCCCAATACCGAGATCAGGATTCTGCACGATACCGGCGCCATCGGCTTGGCGGTATTCTTATGGTTTGTCGCTGTGGTGACGGTGCGCGCCGGCAAGCTGGCCTGGCGCACCGCGAATCCGGAGTTGGCCGGCCTGCTGCTCTCCAGCGTGGTTTACCTGATTGCTTTCCAGGCCACCGACGCCAGCATTTTGGCTTTTCCCTGGATTCACATTGGATTAATCGCGTCATACCTGGCCATGCAAACCAAGCCGGGTGAAAAACCGGCATTGTTCAGCGGCGAGAGCGCGCGCGAATTATCATAG
- a CDS encoding glycosyltransferase, whose protein sequence is MTKPANPEPRKLRIAICGGRGIPSSYSGFETFFLELAPRLAARGHDVIVYCRKSLFPERPPTYQGVRLIYLPSIETKNLGTFTHTLACMMDVLRRDVDALLVTNVANAFHCIIPRLFRKRCALCVDGIEWKRGKWGAVGKAYFYMNARMCGKILPKGIITDAYAMRDLYLDKFNTPSACIAYGTNLGVSTDPDVVRQYGLEPGGYYLVLGRLVPENSADLVVEGFNRADTKRVLAIVGDANYKSSFVAALESRAGSRVQFLGRVDNPAHVKELYCNSYAYIHGHTVGGTNPALLHGLGYGTCVLARANPFNEEVLAGHGILFNDAADLAEKIGFIEKNPAVAADYRRRAPERVRQAYLWEHIADQYEEFFFQLADGQDPTRVHSSVHQVARQLREEVPQTGGAVR, encoded by the coding sequence ATGACGAAACCGGCAAATCCCGAACCGCGCAAGCTGCGCATCGCCATCTGCGGCGGGCGCGGCATCCCTTCGTCCTACAGCGGTTTTGAGACGTTTTTTCTTGAGCTGGCACCGCGCCTGGCGGCGCGCGGTCACGACGTCATTGTCTATTGCCGCAAGTCGCTCTTTCCTGAACGGCCTCCAACCTACCAGGGCGTGCGGCTGATCTACCTGCCCAGCATTGAAACCAAGAATCTGGGCACTTTCACCCACACTCTGGCCTGCATGATGGACGTGCTGCGCCGCGACGTGGACGCCTTGCTGGTCACCAACGTGGCCAACGCGTTTCACTGCATCATCCCGCGCCTGTTTCGCAAGCGATGCGCGCTGTGCGTGGACGGAATCGAATGGAAGCGAGGCAAATGGGGCGCAGTGGGGAAAGCCTACTTCTACATGAACGCCCGGATGTGCGGAAAGATCCTGCCCAAGGGCATCATCACGGACGCCTACGCAATGCGCGATTTGTATCTCGACAAATTCAACACGCCCTCAGCGTGCATCGCGTACGGCACCAACCTGGGCGTTTCGACTGACCCGGATGTCGTCCGCCAATACGGTTTGGAGCCCGGAGGCTATTACCTGGTTCTGGGCCGCCTGGTGCCAGAGAACAGCGCGGACCTGGTGGTGGAAGGATTCAACCGCGCGGACACCAAACGCGTGCTGGCCATCGTAGGCGACGCCAACTACAAGAGCAGCTTTGTCGCTGCCTTGGAATCTCGCGCGGGGAGCCGCGTGCAGTTTCTGGGACGCGTGGACAACCCGGCCCACGTCAAGGAACTTTATTGCAATTCTTACGCCTACATCCACGGGCACACCGTGGGCGGGACCAATCCGGCGCTGCTGCACGGACTGGGATACGGCACTTGCGTGCTGGCGCGCGCGAATCCCTTCAATGAGGAAGTGCTGGCCGGGCACGGGATTCTTTTCAACGACGCCGCTGATCTGGCGGAGAAGATCGGATTCATTGAGAAAAATCCCGCGGTGGCCGCCGACTATCGCCGCCGCGCACCGGAGCGAGTCCGCCAGGCCTACCTCTGGGAACACATCGCCGACCAATACGAGGAATTCTTCTTCCAATTGGCGGACGGACAAGACCCCACGCGCGTCCACTCCAGCGTGCATCAGGTTGCTCGCCAGTTGCGCGAAGAGGTGCCGCAAACCGGGGGTGCCGTGCGATGA